Proteins co-encoded in one Papaver somniferum cultivar HN1 chromosome 5, ASM357369v1, whole genome shotgun sequence genomic window:
- the LOC113283357 gene encoding cytochrome P450 CYP736A12-like, which translates to MYDNLESSLCTKLNCALMSSSIAVTWISSLLFFLLLAYYVTRTYIFKSRNKLNPLPPGPKGLPIVGNFFMLGDAVHRDLHRLSTKYGPIMCLRLGFLPTIVVSSAEAAELFLRTHDLNFATRPFNAAAKYISYDNKGFFTEYGPYWRNVRKLSTLKLLNHNKIESFGSMRCSEIELLIKSLKDAANLHEIVDVTSKIFALNKDMSSLMVFGKKRVESDHDKKSFHEVVQEGMRLAAAPNLAEYIPFLGRFDLQGIVKRTKAVSKVYDDMLDKIIDEHVEVFDKDNLKDFTDVLLDCMASNDTEFPIGRSNIKAIALDILLGSMDTTATAIDWTLTELIKNPRVMQKVQDELAREAGLHRLVEESDLPKLEYLDMVIKESFRLHPVAPLLLPHESIEDCQVNGFFIPKRSRVIINSWAIGRDPQTWTDPEKFMPERFMGKDIDVRGRDFQLLPFGSGRRGCPGLSLGYLVVRLVVAQLVHCFDWELPNNMSPDDLDTNEAFGIVMPRAKHLLVIPKYRLNS; encoded by the exons ATGTATGATAACCTGGAATCCTCTCTCTGCACAAAACTCAACTGTgctttaatgtcttcttccatagCTGTTACGTGGATTTcatctcttctcttctttctcctGCTAGCTTATTATGTAACTCGTACCTACATATTTAAATCCAGAAACAAATTGAACCCTTTACCTCCAGGTCCAAAAGGCCTTCCGATTGTAGGAAACTTTTTTATGTTGGGAGATGCCGTTCATCGGGATCTCCATCGGTTATCGACCAAATATGGTCCGATCATGTGTCTTCGTCTTGGTTTTCTCCCAACTATTGTAGTCTCGTCAGCTGAAGCTGCGGAACTTTTTCTCAGAACACACGATCTCAATTTCGCCACTAGACCTTTCAATGCAGCTGCCAAGTATATAAGTTACGATAATAAAGGCTTTTTCACTGAATATGGTCCGTACTGGCGAAACGTTCGTAAATTAAGCACGCTAAAGCTGCTTAACCATAACAAAATTGAGTCTTTCGGGTCCATGAGATGTTCGGAGATAGAGCTATTGATAAAATCACTGAAAGATGCTGCAAATTTACATGAAATAGTAGATGTTACGAGTAAGATTTTTGCTCTAAATAAAGATATGTCGTCTTTAATGGTGTTCGGAAAGAAGCGTGTGGAAAGTGACCACGACAAAAAGTCGTTTCATGAAGTTGTGCAAGAAGGAATGAGGCTTGCTGCGGCTCCAAATTTAGCTGAGTATATTCCTTTTCTTGGTCGATTTGATCTTCAAGGTATAGTGAAACGAACCAAGGCAGTTAGTAAAGTTTATGACGATATGCTTGATAAGATTATTGATGAACATGTAGAGGTATTTGATAAGGATAATCTCAAGGACTTCACTGATGTCTTGTTGGATTGTATGGCATCTAATGATACCGAATTTCCAATCGGCCGATCCAATATCAAAGCCATCGCTTTG GACATTCTCTTGGGATCAATGGACACTACAGCTACTGCAATTGATTGGACCCTGACAGAGTTAATCAAGAATCCAAGAGTGATGCAAAAAGTCCAGGATGAGTTAGCAAGAGAGGCCGGTTTGCACCGTCTAGTCGAAGAATCTGATCTACCAAAACTTGAGTACCTGGATATGGTCATCAAGGAGTCTTTTAGGCTTCATCCGGTTGCACCACTTCTACTGCCTCATGAATCCATTGAAGATTGCCAGGTTAACGGCTTCTTCATACCCAAAAGGTCTCGAGTAATAATCAACAGTTGGGCAATTGGACGTGACCCGCAAACGTGGACTGATCCTGAAAAATTCATGCCAGAGAGGTTCATGGGAAAGGATATAGATGTCCGAGGACGTGATTTCCAACTCCTCCCGTTTGGGTCAGGTCGTCGAGGTTGTCCTGGATTGTCGTTAGGTTACTTGGTGGTACGATTGGTTGTGGCGCAATTGGTTCATTGCTTCGATTGGGAGCTTCCAAATAATATGTCGCCTGATGATTTAGATACAAACGAAGCATTTGGTATCGTAATGCCAAGAGCCAAACATCTACTTGTCATTCCAAAGTATCGTCTTAACAGTTGA